From Aspergillus fumigatus Af293 chromosome 5, whole genome shotgun sequence, a single genomic window includes:
- a CDS encoding ferrochelatase HEM15 gives MALRRPLTLPRHILNGACLGLRPAVSRAALAYGQEQRKGLATAVPPVTQNAAGSKGPTAMVFLNMGGPSKIDEVEDFLSRLFADGDLIPLGRLQSYLGPLIAKRRTPKIQRQYSDIGGGSPIRKWSEYQCEEMCRLLDKINPETAPHKPYVAFRYADPLTEEMYTKLLEDGFGNGKGGRAVAFTQYPQYSCSTTGSSLNELWKWRTRLEGKRANGNMDPAGAIQWSVIDRWPTHPGLVEAFARNIEEQLKTYPEEKRNGVVLLFSAHSLPMSVVNRGDPYPAEVAATVHAVMQRLNFSNPYRLCWQSQVGPSAWLGAQTSDTVENYVKRGQTDIILVPIAFTSDHIETLYELDLEVIKEANSPGVKRAESLNGNPIFIQALADIAQEHLRKGEKCSLQMTLRCQGCKSERCLEQKKFFAGDRFSSLVV, from the exons ATGGCTCTCCGCCGGCCATTAACACTTCCGAGGCACATTCTCAATGGAGCTTGTTTAGGCTTGCGACCAGCTGTGTCTCGCGCCGCTCTGGCTTATGGGCAGGAGCAGAGGAAAGGGCTTGCAACAGCAGTTCCCCCGGTCACTCAAAATGCGGCTGGGTCCAAAGGCCCCACGGCAATGGTCTTCCTCAACATGGGTGGGCCATCGAAGATTGACGAAGTGGAAGATTTTCTGAGCAGATTATTT GCCGATGGCGATCTGATTCCTCTCGGACGACTTCAATCATACCTCGGCCCTCTCATCGCTAAGCGCAGAACCCCAAAGATCCAACGGCAATACTCGGATATTGGTGGAGGGTCACCGATCAGGAAATGGTCCGAGTATCAGTGCGAGGAAATGTGCAGATTGCTAGACAAAATCAATCCCGAAACGGCTCCTCACAAGCCTTACGTCGCGTTCCGGTACGCCGACCCTCTGACGGAAGAAATGTACACAAagttgctggaagatggattCGGCAACGGGAAAGGCGGGCGCGCTGTCGCGTTCACACAGTACCCCCAATATTCGTGCTCCACCACGGGTAGCTCGCTGAACGAGTTGTGGAAATGGAGAACCAGGCTTGAGGGTAAGCGTGCAAATGGCAACATGGACCCCGCTGGTGCCATCCAGTGGAGTGTCATTGATCGATGGCCAACGCACCCTGGCCTCGTGGAGGCTTTCGCCCGGAACATTGAGGAGCAGCTGAAGACATACCCAGAGGAGAAGCGAAACGGTGTCGTTCTCTTGTTCTCAGCCCACAGTCTGCCCATGAGTGTTGTCAACAGAG GCGACCCATATCCTGCTGAAGTTGCTGCAACTGTGCATGCTGTCATGCAAAGATTGAATTTCAGCAATCCTTACCGACTGTGCTGGCAGTCCCAAGTGGGACCGTCAGCTTGGCTTGGAGCCCAAACTAGCGATACGGTCGAAAACTATGTCAAACGTGGACAGACCGATATTATTCTAGTTCCCATTGCCTTCACCAGCGACCATATTGAGACTCTGTACGAGTTGGATCTGGAAGTGATAAAGGAAGCAAACTCCCCGGGAGTCAAGAGAGCCGAGAGTTTGAATGGTAACCCCATTTTCATTCAGGCATTAGCAGACATTGCCCAAGAGCACCTCCGTAAGGGAGAGAAGTGCTCACTACAGATGACTCTGCGCTGTCAAGGCTGTAAGAGCGAACGGTGCCTGGAACAGAAGAAATTCTTTGCTGGCGACcgattttcttctcttgtaGTTTAG
- a CDS encoding DUF3431 domain-containing protein, producing the protein MKSSSRIICCATLLLLIPLYLVKVHLEDFCDQYRAGTYLVDWTKSRYFPQTVPTLPNGQTGDKIIVMAKLEEEHTEWVEEELPDWQRAIYTVNPSKATVADTKKLTTPLNKGHESMAYLTYLIDHYDSLPSTIAFLHSHRAGFFMAWHVDAPLHDNVAAMRALQLDFVQRNGYVNLRCNWNPGCRAADRLNRHVTEQVWAEIFDGTSTPPLNATTSPARAAVPQQKFLAKPKEIGAACCAQFAVSREQVLQRPREDYIRFRQWVIDTDKDDASSGRVMEFLWHVIFGQEAV; encoded by the exons ATGAAAAGCAGTTCCAGAATCATATGCTGCGCGACTCTGCTGCTCCTAATACCGCTGTATCTTGTAAAGGTGCACCTGGAAGATTTCTGCGACCAGTACCGTGCAGGCACATATCTGGTCGACTGGACCAAATCGCGATATTTCCCGCAGACTGTCCCCACCCTCCCTAATGGACAAACAGGCGACAAAATCATCGTCATGGCTaagctggaggaagaacaCACGGAGTGGGTCGAGGAAGAACTGCCAGA CTGGCAGCGCGCAATCTACACCGTCAACCCCTCCAAAGCAACCGTCGCAGACACCAAGAAGCTCACCACCCCGCTGAACAAAGGCCACGAGTCCATGGCCTACCTCACCTACCTGATCGACCACTACGACTCCCTCCCCTCCACCATCGCCTTCCTCCATTCCCACCGCGCCGGCTTCTTCATGGCCTGGCACGTCGACGCCCCGCTCCACGATAACGTAGCAGCCATGCGCGCTCTCCAGCTCGATTTCGTTCAGCGCAACGGCTACGTCAACCTTCGCTGCAACTGGAACCCTGGCTGCAGGGCCGCCGACCGTCTCAACCGCCACGTCACTGAGCAGGTCTGGGCGGAGATCTTCGACGGGACGAGTACTCCGCCGCTGAACGCGACGACTTCCCCTGCCCGGGCAGCAGTGCCCCAGCAGAAGTTTCTGGCGAAACCGAAAGAAATCGGCGCCGCGTGCTGTGCTCAATTCGCCGTGTCGCGCGAGCAGGTCCTCCAGCGGCCGCGCGAGGACTATATCAGATTCCGGCAGTGGGTTATCGATACCGACAAGGACGATGCGTCGAGTGGGCGCGTGATGGAGTTCCTGTGGCATGTGATTTTCGGCCAAGAGGCTGTATAG
- a CDS encoding pentatricopeptide repeat protein, translating into MFSKPTNSPPAVPSRNALRVLRRLALAGSTVGSFCTVAAITYDVHRRVRVAERIVENKRALQTSAPNYDATSAAKRLARMMEAAEAGEFMGLASLKEADRKIREGQATQDDDVVALHQEGGFRRPGMGLEDPRRAVQAESYLETTRSQLVDALISRPNLESGLGRRNFVPPRQVPVVDAMERTKNAIQSNNSSSRAQLSDALPESEKSQSAGQVIVPTRMQELLDRGRPIEAAQFFLETHAASLKGISSDRKEMATKVFFVNCKEDNVFIARSVFERLEEVDRITPEMWKTLMLALAKKGCIESVASVYTRYMRKFPCPPEMVDVVLRSLLESHRLTTAKWFLLRNLQHDRDCGLCGAYLSGLWRKTRSIELLNGQLKKILTILPKFEKQPSDKLFNPVIKAYVEFGRVADAEALVHDMTTLYGIPLRCRTQGLLVYAKALNCDWEGVDAGLQEMHKLKLTRRRRDFLPIFDRIFLEYWVSHSGIEIRNFVFRYLDKFDIVPDRVLYKHILEAFVEKGDKEMIAEFTSMAKQRSWNIPINEQQFLEILRSRRLALEGAPVGFWQMLQAARVKYGHSSTSQRIMGYDQQSFPLPEVNSMPYTQNPLSWYQRTMQETTPSKPVDQYQKLHKQMTHFLHAGKLKEALKCFQNAKNARFQMRQLHVELAVIATLLEDGLSAARSLIESEWRTIRHLVRFSPIFFRQVMAVDEDAGGHIVQMAVLRFYQLCWSTKHMKVKHHLTVATSRRLISQHKPEMALELLTAVYKSRYRFAATFDGVCMKMFARAFAATDNILGLRWCILTALSRDSALNHDFVVEVRRILGTLSPPSAVDATAGPVTHEQLEYLYYIADLLEEKNEGCAPIWELKHDATLKQSSRRQLKQPLDASRLFNQSDVRETVKRWDEEYELEAVLGRIDNDPNSITARWNESRRSHQKEAGL; encoded by the coding sequence ATGTTCTCGAAACCAACCAACAGCCCCCCGGCTGTCCCCTCTCGAAATGCTCTCCGAGTTCTGCGTAGATTAGCGCTTGCCGGCTCAACTGTGGGCAGTTTCTGCACGGTCGCGGCCATCACCTACGATGTCCATCGCCGAGTCCGAGTCGCCGAGCGCATTGTCGAGAACAAACGGGCCTTACAGACCTCCGCACCCAACTACGATGCCACGTCTGCCGCGAAACGACTCGCCCGTATGATGGAAGCAGCGGAAGCAGGCGAATTTATGGGATTGGCGTCGTTGAAGGAGGCGGACAGAAAGATCCGAGAAGGGCAAGCTACGCAGGATGACGATGTGGTAGCTTTGCACCAGGAGGGGGGCTTTCGACGTCCGGGCATGGGGTTGGAGGATCCGCGGCGAGCAGTCCAGGCAGAGTCGTATCTGGAGACTACCCGGTCGCAGCTCGTCGATGCGCTTATATCACGGCCGAATCTTGAGAGTGGCTTGGGTCGAAGGAATTTTGTTCCTCCTAGGCAGGTCCCGGTTGTCGACGCCATGGAGCGGACGAAAAATGCTATACAATCAAATAATTCCAGCTCGCGGGCGCAACTTTCGGATGCATTACCCGAGAGCGAGAAATCACAGAGTGCAGGGCAGGTTATTGTCCCGACACGGATGCAGGAACTTCTCGACCGCGGTCGTCCCATTGAGGCGGCCCAATTTTTTCTGGAGACACATGCCGCTTCATTGAAAGGCATATCCTCAGACAGGAAGGAAATGGCTACGAAGGTATTCTTCGTCAACTGCAAAGAGGACAATGTGTTTATTGCCAGAAGTGTGTTTGAGCGGTTGGAAGAGGTGGATAGAATCACGCCTGAGATGTGGAAGACGTTGATGCTGGCTTTGGCGAAGAAAGGGTGCATTGAATCAGTTGCGAGTGTTTATACGCGATACATGCGCAAGTTCCCTTGCCCTCCGGAGATGGTCGACGTTGTGCTGCGGAGTTTGCTTGAATCCCACCGACTCACCACTGCGAAATGGTTCCTCTTGCGCAATCTACAACATGACCGTGATTGCGGTTTGTGCGGAGCCTACCTCTCCGGCCTGTGGCGGAAGACAAGAAGCATCGAGTTATTGAACGGGCAGTTGAAAAAGATATTGACCATTCTTCCAAAGTTCGAAAAACAACCTAGCGACAAACTATTTAACCCGGTGATCAAGGCATATGTTGAATTTGGGCGGGTTGCCGATGCCGAAGCTCTGGTGCATGATATGACCACTTTATATGGGATCCCTCTTCGTTGCCGAACTCAGGGCCTATTGGTATACGCCAAGGCTCTGAACTGTGACTGGGAGGGAGTTGACGCAGGACTGCAAGAGATGCACAAACTCAAGCTGACGAGACGCCGGCGAGACTTCCTTCCTATTTTTGATCGAATATTTCTGGAGTACTGGGTCTCACATTCGGGAATTGAGATTCGCAATTTTGTGTTCCGGTACCTTGATAAATTCGACATTGTCCCCGATCGCGTGCTCTACAAGCACATCTTGGAGGCTTTCGTGGAGAAAGGAGACAAGGAAATGATTGCTGAATTTACAAGTATGGCGAAGCAGCGATCGTGGAATATCCCCATAAACGAGCAGCAATTCTTGGAGATACTACGGTCTCGTCGCCTCGCATTGGAAGGAGCACCAGTGGGGTTCTGGCAAATGCTGCAGGCAGCGCGTGTCAAGTACGGGCACAGCTCCACGTCTCAGCGTATCATGGGCTACGACCAACAGTCATTCCCTTTGCCGGAAGTCAACAGCATGCCATATACACAGAATCCGCTATCGTGGTACCAGAGAACGATGCAAGAGACCACGCCGTCGAAGCCTGTCGACCAATATCAGAAACTCCATAAGCAGATGACCCATTTTCTGCACGCTGGAAAGCTGAAGGAAGCATTGAAGTGCTTTCAAAATGCTAAAAATGCCCGGTTCCAGATGAGGCAGCTTCACGTTGAATTGGCGGTCATAGCGACTTTGCTTGAGGACGGCCTTAGTGCAGCGCGCAGTCTCATCGAGTCTGAATGGCGGACTATCCGTCACCTTGTCCGCTTCTCTCCTATCTTCTTTCGTCAAGTCATGGCGGTCGACGAGGATGCGGGTGGCCACATTGTCCAGATGGCAGTCCTACGCTTCTACCAGCTTTGTTGGTCTACGAAACACATGAAGGTCAAGCATCACCTTACTGTTGCGACAAGCCGTCGCTTGATCTCCCAACATAAGCCGGAAATggctctggagcttctgaCGGCCGTGTACAAGTCCCGTTATAGGTTTGCAGCGACCTTTGACGGGGTTTGCATGAAGATGTTTGCGCGCGCCTTCGCCGCGACAGACAACATTCTAGGCTTACGATGGTGTATTCTTACTGCTTTATCACGCGATAGTGCACTCAATCATGATTTTGTGGTGGAAGTTCGCCGAATCTTGGGCACTCTAAGTCCACCTTCCGCGGTGGATGCCACCGCCGGCCCCGTCACTCATGAGCAGCTGGAATACCTTTATTACATCGCCGATctgctcgaggagaagaatgaggGGTGCGCCCCGATATGGGAGCTCAAGCATGACGCCACACTGAAGCAGTCTTCGAGGCGACAGTTGAAGCAACCTCTTGACGCAAGCCGTCTTTTCAACCAGTCCGATGTCCGCGAGACCGTCAAGCGATGGGACGAAGAATACGAGCTGGAGGCAGTGCTGGGTAGGATTGACAATGACCCGAACTCGATTACTGCTCGATGGAACGAGAGTCGTCGTTCACATCAGAAAGAGGCGGGTTTATGA
- a CDS encoding U2-type spliceosomal complex subunit CWC24, producing the protein MMCFLLASIHGSYCPRHSTIVLSKKLFVQIKMAEETQGADAVPQISFKKRTNKAKANFRKKPDTPPPASDSDSDFTSSDDEEGRRIKRRRKNAAVTASSTTAGPRRNVVEDQPATETAAIPLTSSNDATKHSNWYDEELSEKNLLGTTRARPASNTQSAPDGTYKGAANYSSFIQKNPNAPTKQFGPIKAPTNVRTVTVMDFAPDVCKDWKQTGFCGFGDSCKFLHAREDYKQGWELDREWEIGTKGKQLSGRVVSKRSGDAKTAEDDEDDDDEELLESIPFACIICKSSYKSPIVTKCGHYFCESCALQRYRKNPSCAACGAGTGGVFNVAKKLNHLLDKKRERARKLREQAIAEGEEVSSDEEGDEES; encoded by the exons ATGAtgtgctttcttcttgcgTCAATACACGGCAGCTATTGTCCGCGCCATAGCACGATAGTCCTGTCCAAGAAGTTATTTGTCCAAATAAAGATGGCGGAGGAAACTCAAGGTGCAGACGCTGTTCCTCAAATTTCCTTCAAGAAACGCACCAACAAGGCCAAAGCCAACTTCCGCAAGAAGCCCGATACGCCGCCACCTGCTTCAGATTCCGACTCGGATTTCACATCgtccgatgatgaggaaggtCGCCGGATCAAGCGACGACGCAAGaacgctgcagtgactgcttcttcgactACAGCGGGTCCGCGCAGAAATGTCGTCGAAGACCAGCCCGCCACCGAGACCGCCGCTATTCCCTTGACCTCGAGTAACGATGCGACCAAGCACTCCAACTGGTATGACGAGGAGTTGAGTGAGAAGAACCTGTTAGGGACGACAAGAGCTCGGCCAGCATCGAACACTCAATCTGCGCCCGACGGTACCTACAAGGGCGCCGCGAACTATTCATCAttcatccagaagaaccCCAATGCGCCTACCAAGCAGTTTGGTCCTATCAAAGCGCCTACCAACGTCCGTACGGTGACAGTCATGGATTTTGCGCCTGATGTATGTAAGGACTGGAAGCAGACTGGGTTCTGCGGTTTTGGAG ATTCCTGCAAATTTCTTCACGCTCGAGAGGACTACAAACAGGGCTGGGAGCTGGACCGAGAATGGGAGATTGGCACCAAAGGCAAGCAATTGAGTGGTCGGGTTGTCTCGAAACGAAGCGGCGACGCGAAGACTGcggaagacgatgaggacgatgatgacgaagagctTCTCGAGAGCATTCCGTTTGCATGCATCATCTGCAAGAGCTCCTATAAAAGTCCTATCGTCACGAAATGCGGCCATTACTTTTGCGAGTCATGCGCCCTGCAGCGGTATCGGAAGAACCCCTCGTGTGCTGCGTGCGGGGCAGGCACTGGTGGTGTCTTCAACGTCGCGAAAAAGCTGAATCACCTGctggacaagaagagagAACGTGCGCGAAAACTACGAGAGCAAGCAATCgcagagggtgaggaggTTAGcagcgatgaggagggtGATGAGGAGTCCTAA
- a CDS encoding putative tetracycline-efflux transporter: MLGFAGVVVPKINLVLSLVCRDYLSKKASQDPNFTYLPVIIGEDNPQCQVPEVQSLVAQFQLYLNLIAGILSALVSPRLGHVSDRYGRTRLIALSSLGAVLGETLTVLVAARPERFSINLLLVGALLDGIGGSFTTILALATSYASDCTAPEKRSVAFGYLHGALFVGLACGPLVAAIVLKKTGEIIHIFAAGLAFHALFFFMVLLVIPESLSKEQQQVAREKHRRRFTQKETAGWFSSSSWLQHLNPKNLITPLSILCPPVGRPSSLFPNRKGASPALRRNIILLAAIDTVVFAVALGSAQLVIIYAEFMFGWGNIESSIFISIVSTVRVLVLFLVHPILTRIFHKRTAEQRVIPGSNRVELVIIQISIFFDFLGYVGYTLVRSSALMTLSGIVAALGSLATPTLQSSLTKHVPRERVGQILGAKGLLHALARVIAPTLCNLVYSLTVGKFTQTVFVSLAAVFFLAICSSFYITPNGSEIFPFT, from the coding sequence ATGTTAGGGTTTGCTGGTGTTGTCGTCCCCAAGATCAATCTGGTTCTTTCTCTCGTTTGCAGGGACTATCTTTCCAAGAAGGCTTCACAGGATCCTAACTTTACGTATCTGCCGGTCATTATTGGGGAAGACAACCCTCAGTGCCAAGTGCCTGAGGTGCAATCTCTCGTGGCTCAATTCCAACTCTACCTCAATTTGATTGCAGGAATCCTATCCGCATTGGTCAGTCCGCGGCTCGGTCATGTGTCAGACCGTTATGGCAGGACAAGGCTGATCGCTTTGAGCTCGCTGGGAGCTGTGCTTGGTGAAACACTCACAGTCCTTGTAGCAGCGAGGCCAGAGCGATTTTCCATCAACCTGCTCCTAGTGGGAGCTCTACTGGACGGCATTGGAGGCTCATTTACTACGATTTTGGCCCTTGCTACCTCTTATGCTTCTGATTGTACTGCCCCAGAAAAACGTAGCGTGGCGTTTGGATATCTCCACGGCGCTCTCTTCGTTGGATTGGCGTGTGGGCCACTCGTTGCAGCGATCGTCCTGAAGAAGACCGGGGAGATAATACACATTTTCGCTGCTGGCTTGGCGTTCCATGcgctgttcttcttcatggtTCTGCTCGTCATTCCAGAATCGCTGTCAAAGGAGCAACAGCAAGTTGCGCGAGAGAAACACCGGAGAAGGTTTACTCAAAAGGAAACTGCTGGCtggttttcttcttcttcttggttaCAGCATTTGAACCCAAAGAACCTCATAACACCACTCTCCATTTTGTGTCCCCCTGTTGGACGCCCCAGCTCTCTTTTTCCGAACCGCAAGGGCGCAAGCCCTGCCCTGCGAAGAAACATCATACTTCTTGCTGCCATCGATACAGTCGTATTCGCTGTTGCCTTGGGCAGCGCCCAGCTTGTGATCATTTATGCTGAATTCATGTTTGGTTGGGGAAATATCGAATCCagcatcttcatctcgaTCGTCAGCACTGTGCGCGTGCTCGTTCTTTTTTTGGTGCATCCTATCCTCACACGCATCTTCCACAAGCGTACCGCCGAACAGCGTGTTATCCCCGGGTCCAATAGAGTGGAGCTTGTGATTATACAGATATCCATCTTTTTCGATTTTCTTGGCTATGTGGGATACACGCTTGTACGAAGCAGTGCGCTCATGACTCTTTCGGGCATTGTCGCCGCTCTAGGAAGCCTAGCTACGCCTACGCTGCAATCATCGTTGACGAAACACGTGCCCCGTGAGCGAGTCGGGCAAATACTCGGTGCTAAAGGGCTCTTGCATGCTCTGGCTCGAGTGATCGCGCCTACTTTATGCAATCTTGTCTACAGCCTGACAGTGGGTAAATTCACTCAAACAGTCTTCGTTTCTCTGGCAGCTGTGTTTTTTTTGGCGATCTGCAGTAGCTTCTATATAACACCAAATGGTTCGGAAATATTCCCTTTTACCTAG
- the akuA gene encoding uncharacterized protein, which produces MADDNPYRDDEAVEEEEEIDETGYKAVRDAVLFAIEVSDSMLTPRPSSDPKKRVEESPTTAALKCAYYLMQQRIISNPRDMIGVLLYGTQASRFYDEDENSRGDLSYPHCYLFTDLDVPSAREVKELRALAEDEGKARDVLVPSKERVSMANVLFCANQIFTSKAPNFLSRRLFIVTDNDNPHGDSRSQRSAATVRAKDLYDLGVTIELFPISQPEHEFDSSKFYDDIIYKTSPTDAEAPVYLKDDSKVSTASGDGISLLNGLLSSINSRSVPRRAHFSNMPLELGPNFKISVTGYLLFKRQAPARSCYVWLGGEKPQIVKGVTTQIADDTARTVEKSEIRKAYKFGNDQVSFTPEEQKALRHFGDPVIRIIGFKPLSALPFWANVKHPFFIYPSEEDYVGSTRVFSALHQKLLKDHKMALVWFIPRKNAAPVLGAMIAGEEKVDENDVQKFPPGMWIITLPYADDVRQNPETTLNVAPEPLIDQMRTIVQQLQLPKASYEPQKYPNPSLQWHYRILQALALDEDLPEKPEDKTIPKYRQIDKRAGDYVLSWADELEKQYAASATHGTKSTLVKRSAKDRAADSDEASSHPSKRIKSESGPEGVDAEVRLHYEKGSLSKLTVAVLKDFLTAHGRSTAGKKADLIERVEEYMETK; this is translated from the exons ATGGCTGATGACAATCCATACCGTGATGATGAggcagtggaagaagaggaggagatagATGAGACT GGATACAAAGCAGTAAGGGACGCTgtcctcttcgccatcgAAGTCAGCGATTCAATGTTGACTCCGCGTCCATCATCTGATCCTAAGAAGAGAGTGGAAGAATCACCAACCACCGCGGCGCTGAAATGTGCATACTACCTCATGCAACAGCGCATCATATCCAATCCTCGTGACATGATTGGCGTATTATTGTACGGGACGCAGGCGTCCAGATTCtacgacgaggatgagaacAGCCGGGGCGATCTATCGTATCCTCACTGCTACCTTTTTACGGATCTAGATGTCCCTTCAGCACGAGAGGTGAAAGAACTCCGTGCTCTGGCGGAGGACGAAGGCAAAGCAAGAGATGTGCTTGTGCCATCGAAAGAGCGGGTCTCCATGGCCAATGTACTTTTCTGTGCGAATCAGATCTTCACATCCAAAGCCCCCAACTTTCTGTCTCGGCGATTGTTCATCGTCACAGACAATGATAACCCTCACGGCGATAGTAGGAGTCAGCGATCGGCTGCCACCGTTCGCGCGAAAGATCTTTACGATCTGGGGGTGACCATTGAGCTGTTTCCGATCTCTCAGCCTGAGCATGAGTTTGACAGCTCCAAGTTCTATGAC GATATCATCTACAAAACCTCACCAACTGATGCGGAGGCTCCTGTGTACCTGAAAGATGATTCAAAGGTGTCGACTGCCTCCGGAGATGGGATCTCGCTGCTGAACGGCCTCCTATCCAGCATAAATTCTCGGTCGGTCCCGCGCAGAGCGCATTTTTCGAACATGCCTCTGGAGCTTGGGCCGAATTTCAAGATCTCCGTGACAGGATATCTCTTGTTCAAACGCCAGGCACCTGCACGCAGCTGTTATGTCTGGCTTGGCGGGGAGAAGCCTCAGATCGTCAAAGGAGTAACTACCCAGATCGCAGACGATACTGCTCGCACCGTTGAAAAGTCAGAGATACGGAAAGCATATAAGTTTGGTAACGATCAGGTGTCATTCACTCCCGAGGAGCAAAAGGCCCTGAGACACTTCGGTGACCCAGTGATCCGTATCATTGGATTCAAGCCACTCTCCGCTCTCCCTTTCTGGGCCAACGTCAAGCACCCATTTTTCATCTACCCTTCTGAGGAGGATTACGTGGGCTCAACGCGCGTATTCTCCGCTTTGCACCAGAAGCTTTTGAAGGATCACAAGATGGCTCTTGTCTGGTTCATCCCGCGCAAAAACGCAGCTCCAGTGCTCGGTGCAATGATAGCGGGTGAAGAGAAGGTCGACGAAAATGACGTTCAGAAATTTCCCCCTGGAATGTGGATTATAACCCTACCATACGCGGACGATGTTAGACAGAATCCCGAAACGACCCTCAATGTAGCGCCAGAGCCACTGATCGACCAAATGCGAACGATCgtgcagcagctgcagcttcccAAGGCGTCATACGAACCGCAGAAATATCCAAATCCAT CGCTGCAATGGCATTATCGCATTCTACAGGCCCTCGCATTAGATGAAGACCTTCCTGAAAAGCCCGAAGACAAAACAATCCCTAAATACCGCCAGATCGACAAG CGCGCTGGAGATTATGTTCTGTCGTGGGCCGATGAATTAGAAAAACAGTACGCGGCGTCAGCAACACATGGCACAAAGAGCACACTGGTGAAACGGAGCGCCAAAGACCGAGCCGCCGACAGCGACGAAGCTTCCAGTCATCCTTCCAAACGGATCAAATCGGAGAGCGGGCCTGAAGGAGTGGACGCCGAGGTCCGGCTTCACTATGAGAAAGGAAGTCTTTCGAAG CTTACTGTAGCTGTTCTCAAGGATTTTCTGACCGCTCATGGGCGCTCGACAGCGGGAAAGAAAGCGGATCTCATTGAGCGAGTCGAGGAGTACATGGAGACTAAATAA
- the erg1 gene encoding squalene monooxygenase erg1, which translates to MATTPINGHATKSPSLDAAEARRLKHNHADVVIIGAGVLGCALAVALGRQGRSVILLEASLKEPDRIVGELLQPGGVQALEKLGLRDCLEGIDSIPVKGYYVSYFNDPVPIPYPKPTPASPPPEGRCFHHGRFVMKLREAAMACPNVSVVETKATDLVTCSHTQQVLGVECTSKDNVRACYFGHLTVVADGYASKFRKQHHPHTPKVSSRFWGLELIDTKLPMPYYGHVLLSDNAPILLYQIGTHETRILVDIPENLPSASVKNGGVKSHMRNVVLPSLPESVQPAFIAALEQGQLRSMPNSFLPAATNTTPGLVILGDALNMRHPLTGGGMTVAFNDVVTLRNLLSPEKVPNLGDTKRVMKQLSTFHWERKKAASVINILAQALYSLFAADNQYLRALQRGCFRYFQLGLVDGPAGLLGGLIQKPSVLFVHFFSVALLSLWVLLREYPPYLFPVALFKCIMTFWTACVVIFPYMLIEAFC; encoded by the exons ATGGCTACAACTCCGATCAACGGCCATGCCACAAAGTCTCCCTCCTTAGATGCGGCCGAAGCCCGCCGACTCAAACACAACCATGCCGATGTTGTGATTATAGGTGCAGGAGTTTTGGGCTGCGCGCTGGCAGTCGCATTAGGGCGACAGGGGCGGAGTGTCATTCTCCTGGAAGCCTCGCTGAAAGAGCCAGATCGCATCGTGGGTGAATTGTTACAGCCTGGCGGTGTACAAGCTTTGGAGAAGCTTGGTCTCCGCGATTGTCTGGAGGGCATAGACTCGATTCCCGTAAAGGGCTATTATGTTTCGTATTTCAATGACCCTGTGCCAATTCCCTACCCGAAGCCTACGCCCGCGTCCCCCCCGCCGGAGGGCCGCTGCTTTCACCACGGCCGGTTTGTGATGAAGCTGCGCGAGGCCGCCATGGCATGCCCCAACGTCAGTGTTGTTGAGACCAAGGCGACGGACCTGGTCACTTGCTCGCACACCCAGCAGGTTCTTGGTGTCGAGTGCACATCCAAAGATAACGTCCGCGCGTGCTATTTTGGCCACCTCACCGTGGTTGCTGACGGCTACGCCTCCAAATTCCGCAAGCAACATCACCCGCATACCCCCAAGGTCAGCTCGAGGTTCTGGGGTCTCGAGCTGATCGATACGAAACTCCCCATGCCTTACTATGGGCATGTTTTACTGAGCGATAATGCACCGATCCTCCTGTACCAGATCGGCACGCATGAGACACGCATCCTCGTTGACATTCCCGAAAACCTCCCGTCAGCGTCCGTCAAGAATGGTGGTGTGAAGAGCCACATGCGGAACGTCGTCCTCCCTTCACTCCCTGAATCCGTGCAGCCAGCCTTCATTGCCGCCTTGGAACAAGGCCAGCTGCGATCTATGCCGAATTCCTTCCTCCCCGCCGCCACGAACACAACTCCGGGCCTGGTGATCCTCGGTGATGCCCTCAACATGCGACACCCATTGACAGGAGGCGGAATGACGGTCGCCTTCAATGATGTCGTGACGCTGCGCAATCTCCTGAGCCCAGAGAAGGTCCCCAATCTGGGCGACACAAAGCGAGTCatgaagcagctctcgaCCTTCCActgggagaggaagaaggcggcctcggtcatcaacatcctcgcACAGGCGCTATATTCTCTATTCGCCGCAGATA ATCAATACCTCCGGGCCCTCCAACGTGGCTGCTTCCGTTACTTCCAACTGGGACTCGTCGACGGCCCCGCAGGCCTCCTCGGCGGCCTCATCCAAAAACCTtccgtcctcttcgtccatttcttctccgtcgccctcctctccctctgGGTCCTTCTTCGCGAATACCCTCCCTACCTCTTCCCCGTCGCCCTCTTCAAATGCATCATGACCTTCTGGACAGCCtgcgtcgtcatcttcccATACATGCTAATTGAAGCCTTCTGCTGA